From Cryobacterium sp. GrIS_2_6:
GGCCTGGCCCTGGGCGACCTGCGGGCAGAGCACGATGTCACCAAGAAGGCCGGCCGGCGTTTCGGCGTCTTCTGTGCCCGGCCTGAGTTCGTCCATCGGGAAACTCAGGACATCGGTGGGCCCCGGTTCATCCATCCACTGCACGTGCAGCTGCTCCATCGCGCCCTCGTCGACAAGGAGGATCGCGAGATCGGCGTCGGCGTGCACGTGCATGGTGTCGAGGGCGAAGGCCGCGAGGCGCTGGAGCGCGACCTCGTCGACCGGGATGTCGGATTCGTTGTTGATTTCAATGCTCATGAGGGTCTCCGTTTCGGAAAGCGGTCGCGGATGCCACCGGGGCGTTCTGGGCCGCGCTTGACGAACTCGTGGGCCTGTTCGCTTTCGATGCGCTGTGCCTGCCTGAGTGCGTCGTATTCGGTCCACGCGTCGACGATCCTGCCAACGAGGGAATGGCGTACGACATCCGCGCTCGTCAGGCGCACGAAGCGGATGTCGTCGACCGTGTCGAGCACCCGGGTCACAAGGCGCAGCCCGCTCGTGCCTGCGGGCAGGTCGATCTGGGTGACGTCGCCGGTGACGACCATCTTCGACCCGAAGCCGAGCCGGGTGAGGAACATCTTCATCTGTTCCGGCGTGGTGTTCTGCGCCTCGTCGAGGACGACGAAGGAGTTGTTCAGGGTACGGCCGCGCATGTAGGCGAGCGGGGCGACCTCGATCGTGCCTGCCGCGAGCAGTTTGGGCAGGAGTTCCGGTTCCATCATCTCGCCGAGTGCGTCGTAGAGCGGACGCAGGTAGGGGTCGATCTTGTCGGTCAGGGTGCCGGGCAAGAAGCCGAGGCGTTCCCCCGCTTCGACGGCCGGACGGGTGAGTATGATCCGGTCGACCTCCTTGCGCTGCAGGGCCTGGACGGCCTTCGCCATCGCGAGGTAGGTCTTGCCGGTTCCGGCGGGGCCGATCCCGAAAACGATCGTGTCGGTGTCGATGGCGTCGACGTATTCCTTCTGGCCGATCGTCTTCGCGCGGATGCTCTTGCCCCGTGAGGTGAGGATCGGCGGCCCGAGGCGAACGGAGGGGCTCGAGGTGCTGTCCTCGCCGAGCATGCGGGCGCTCGACTCGACCTCGGCCGGCGCGAGGTCACGGCCTTCGCGGATCATCACGAGCAATTCTTCGATCAGACGGCGAGCAGCGGCCACCTGGGTCGGCTCACCGGAGAGCGTCATCTCATTGCCGCGGACGTGCACGCTGACCGCGGGGTGTTCCTTCTCGATCGCGCCGAGCAGCCGGTCCTGGGCGCCGAGGAGGCGCACCATAGCGACCCCGTCAATGAGGATCCGGGTCTCGACCGTTGTTTCGGACGGGAGCGCACCGGAGGGCAGGAACGGCACGGACTTCTCTGACGGCTCAGACGGAACCAAGTGTTCCCTCCCCGAGCGAGCCGGTCGCCCCGTCCCCTGACGGTTTCAGGGCGAGCACGTGGGCGTGGACGTGGAACACGGTCTGTCCGGCGGCGGCGCCGGTATTGAAGACGAGGCGGAACTGTCCGTCGGAAAGCTCGGTGGCGACCCGACCGGCGACGGCAACGAGCTCGGCAAGGAGCCCGGGGTCGCCAGCGGCGAGCTCGACGACGTTGCGGAACGCCTCTGTCTTGGTCGTGATGACGACGTGCACGGGGGCCTGCGGGTTGATGTCGACGAATGCGATGATGTGTTCGGTCTCGGCGACGATGGTCGCGGGGATGTCGCGCGCGACGATGCGGCTGAATACGGAGGGTTCTGCGCCGGTTTCTGACATGGTTCTATCTTAAGCGGCAGGTCGCCCTGCCGGGGGTCACCACCGGTCGAGGGCGGCGTTGAGCACGGCGAGGGCGGCGGGCCCGGCCGTCGACGTGCGCAGCACTGTGTCGCCGAGGCGCACCCGCAAGGCCCCGGCGGCTTCGAGCATCTCGAGTTCCGAGGCGGCGATGCCCCCCTCCGGACCGACGACGAGCACGATGTCCCGCGCCGCGGTTGCCTGGACATCGGCCGCGTCGGCCGCGTCGTCAACCGACGGCAACCGGGTCAGCCGGATGTCGGCGGTGGGCTCGAGGAGGAGCATCCGCGTGCCCTGCGCCAGCACGGCGAGTTGTTTGGTGCTCGTGAGGTCGGCGACGTCGGGAAGCCAGGGCCGAATCGATTGCTTGGACGCCTCGCGTACGATGGCGCGCCAACGCTCCCTTCCCTTGACGACCTTCTGGCCCTCCCAGCGTGTCACCGAGCGGGCGGCCGCCCACGGAACGACGCCGTCGACGCCGAGTTCGGTCGCGGCCTGCACCGCCATCTCGTCGCGGTCGCCCTTGGCGAGTGCCTGCACAAGGCGGATGCGCGGGCTCGGCCTCGCGACGCTCCGCGCGCTGTCGATCCGCAGGGCCAGCCGTCCGGGCTCCGCCTCCTCGACGGTCGTCTCCAGGAGCAGGCCTGACCCGTTCCCGGCGATCAGGTGCTCCCCCGGCCGGACCCTGCTCACGGTGACCGCGTGCCTGGCCTCCGCACCGGTGATGGTCGCGACGGCTCCGACTGGGCAGTCCTCCGCGCGGAGGGACTCGTCGATGAAGAAGTGCGCCATCCGGTTAGACGCGGAACCGGTCGCGGAGCTTCGCGAAGAGTCCCTGCTGCACCGCACTGAGCGCGGGCGCCGGGGACTTGTGCCTCGCGGCGAACTGTTCGATCAGTTCCCGCTCCTTGTGGTCGAGCTTGGTCGGCGTCACGACGTGGATTCCCACCTTGAGGTCGCCGCGGCCATTGCCGCGGAGGCGCGAGACTCCGCGGTCCTTGACCGTGATGACTTCGGAGCCCTGCACTCCGGCACGGATCTCGACGGTGATGTCCCCGTCGAGGGCCTTGACCGTTGTGGTCGTGCCGAGGATCGCATCCGTCATGGGCACGTCGAGGGTGCAGAGCAGGTCGTCACCGTCGCGGCTGAACACGTCGTGGTGGCGAACCTTCATTTCGAGGTACAGGTCGCCATTGGGGCCGCCGGCCGGTCCGGCCTCTCCGCTCCCGGGCATCTGCAGGCGCAGGCCGGTGTCGACGCCGGCGGGGATGTCGACCGGAACCGTGCGGCGGGCGCGGACGCGGCCCTGGCCCTGGCAGGTCACGCACGGGGTTGCGATGATCGTGCCGAAACCGCGGCAGGAGCCGCAGGGGCTCGAGGTCATCACATTGCCGAGCAGGGAGCGCACGGCGCGCTGGATGGTGCCGGTGCCGTGGCAGATGTCGCACGTGACGGGGGCGGTTCCCGGCTGGCAGCAGGTTCCGCTGCAGGTCGCGCAGACGATGGCCGTGTCGACCTCGAGGTCGCGGTGGGTTCCGAAGATGATCTCGTCGAGGTCGAGTTCGACCCGGATCAGGGCGTCCTGGCCGCGTTCGCGGCGAGACTTCGGTCCACGGCTGCCGCCGCCTCCTCCGAAGAAGGTCTCGAAGATGTCGCCGAAGTTGCCGAAGTTGCCGTCGAACCCGGCGTTTCCGCCCGTGCGGCCGTTGCCGCCGTGGTCGTAGTTGTCGCGCTGCTTCGGGTCGCTCAGCACGTCGTAGGCGTGCGTGACGAGCTTGAACCGCTCCGACGCGTCTGCGCCGGGGTTCACGTCGGGGTGGAGCTGGCGGGCGAGGCGCCGGTACGCCTTCTTGATTTCGTCGGTAGTGGCATCGCGGGCGACGCCGAGTACTTCGTAATGGTCAGCCAAAGCTGGCTCTCCTAGGTCTGTTTTCGTAGGTGTGCGGCGTGGGGGCTGGTCGAGGGACTCGCCTATTCGAGCAGGCGGGACAGGTAGCGGGCGACGGCACGGACGGCCGCCATGTTGTTCGAGTAGTCCATCCGGGTGGGGCCCAGGACGCCGAGGCGGGCAAGGTCTCCACCCTGCGAGCTGTAGCCGCTGGTCAGCACGCTGGTCTCGGAGAGGCCGAATGGCGCGTTCTCCCTGCCGATACTCACCGACACCCCGTGCTGGTCTGTCGCCATCTCGCCGAAGAGGCGCAGCAGGACGACCTGCTCCTCGATGGCCTCGAGCACCGGGTAGATGCTCCCGGTGAAGTCTTCCTCCGTGCGCACGAGGTTCGCGGCGCCGGCCATCACCAGCCGCTCCTGCCGGTTCGCACCCACCTGGTCGCGAAGGGTGAGGGTGACCAGGGAGACAACGTCCGGTTGCTCGCCGGCCAGGTCGGCGGCATCGGTGAGCGCGATCGCTGCTGCGCTCATGCTGAGGCCGACAACCGCGGCGTTGAGACGGGCGCGGAGGCGCACCAGCAGCTGCTCCTCGAGCGGCCGGGGCAACTCGATCACGCGTTGCTCGACCCGGCCGGCATCAGTGATCAGCACGGACAGGAGCCGGGTCTCCGAGAGCGCCACGAGCTCGATGTGGCGCACCTTCGCACGGGACAGCGAGGGGTACTGCACGAGCGCGACCTGGTGGGTGAGCTGGGAGAGCAACCGGACGCTGCGGGCGAGGACCTCGTCGAGGTCTGCGGACTGCCCGAGGAACGTTTCGATGGCCTGGCGCTGCGCCGCGGAGAGCGGGCGCAGATCGGCGAGGTGATCGACGAAGAGCCGGTACCCCTTGTCGGTCGGGATCCGCCCTGAGGAGGTGTGCGGGGCGATGATGAGCTCCTCCTCCTCGAGGAGAGCCATGTCATTGCGAATGGTCGCCGCCGACACTCCGAAGGAATGCCGGTCAACGATGGTTTTTGACCCGACGGGCTCGCGCGAGGCGACGTAGTCTTGAACAATGACCCGCAGAACTTCGAGGCTGCGATCCGAAACCATGACTGAATCGCCTCCTTTCCGGGTGACTGGGTGCCGGCGACTTTGGCACTCACAGCGTTTGACTGCCAATCATATCGCGACACACGGGGACACCCCCATTGCTAGCGGATGATTGGGCGCAGTACCTTGAGTCTTGTAACGGTCCCCCATCCGCACGGAAAGGCACGATGATGAGCAATTCAACCGGTAACAACGGCGACGATCCGAACCTGGGCCAGCGCCCCCCGCAGCAGCCATACCAGCCGGCAGCACCCACACCCGTTGCCGCTGCTCCCCTCACCGAGACCGAGGACCGCCAGTGGGCGTCCTTCGCGCACCTCGGCGGCATCATCGGCCCGCTCCCCTCCCTGATCATCTGGCTCGTGTTCAAGGATCGCGGTCGCTTCACCGCCCAGGAAGGCAAGGAAGCCCTGAACTTCCAGATCACGATCGCCATCCTCTACGTGATCGGCTCGATCCTCCCGTTCGTCGGTGCCCTGATCATCTTCGCCGCCTGGGTCGTGGCGATCATCTTCTCGATCCTCGGGTTCCTGAAGGCGAAGGACGGCCAGGCCTACCGCTACCCCTTCGCCCTGCGTCTCATCAAGTAGCGCAGCGACCGGCGGAACCTCAAACCACCCGGAGTATCTCGCGGGACAAGCACGACCAGATAACGCGTCCAAGGAGCCCGAATGTCCACACCACCCCCCGCCAATGCCTACCAGCCCGTTACGCCGATGAACCCGTCGGACGAACGCTTGTGGGCCACCCTGATCCACGTGGGCGGAATCCTCTTCGAGTTCGTGCCCGCGCTCATCGGTTACCTCGTGCTCAAGGACCGCGGCCCGTTCATCCGCGCGCACGCGGCGACGGCGCTCAACTTCCAGATCACCCTGGCCATCGCCTACGTGGTCAGCGGAGTGCTGACGCTGGCGCTGGTCGGGTTCCTGCTGCTGCCCGCCGTCTGGGTCCTGAGCGTTGTCTTCAGCATCATCGCTGCCCTCGCGGCCAACAAGGGCGAGTACTACAC
This genomic window contains:
- the ybeY gene encoding rRNA maturation RNase YbeY codes for the protein MSIEINNESDIPVDEVALQRLAAFALDTMHVHADADLAILLVDEGAMEQLHVQWMDEPGPTDVLSFPMDELRPGTEDAETPAGLLGDIVLCPQVAQGQAETAGHSTLDELLLLTAHGILHLLGFDHAEPDEEKEMFGIQRDILIGFAMQERRRAR
- a CDS encoding PhoH family protein; this translates as MVRLLGAQDRLLGAIEKEHPAVSVHVRGNEMTLSGEPTQVAAARRLIEELLVMIREGRDLAPAEVESSARMLGEDSTSSPSVRLGPPILTSRGKSIRAKTIGQKEYVDAIDTDTIVFGIGPAGTGKTYLAMAKAVQALQRKEVDRIILTRPAVEAGERLGFLPGTLTDKIDPYLRPLYDALGEMMEPELLPKLLAAGTIEVAPLAYMRGRTLNNSFVVLDEAQNTTPEQMKMFLTRLGFGSKMVVTGDVTQIDLPAGTSGLRLVTRVLDTVDDIRFVRLTSADVVRHSLVGRIVDAWTEYDALRQAQRIESEQAHEFVKRGPERPGGIRDRFPKRRPS
- a CDS encoding HIT domain-containing protein, with product MSETGAEPSVFSRIVARDIPATIVAETEHIIAFVDINPQAPVHVVITTKTEAFRNVVELAAGDPGLLAELVAVAGRVATELSDGQFRLVFNTGAAAGQTVFHVHAHVLALKPSGDGATGSLGEGTLGSV
- a CDS encoding 16S rRNA (uracil(1498)-N(3))-methyltransferase, which produces MAHFFIDESLRAEDCPVGAVATITGAEARHAVTVSRVRPGEHLIAGNGSGLLLETTVEEAEPGRLALRIDSARSVARPSPRIRLVQALAKGDRDEMAVQAATELGVDGVVPWAAARSVTRWEGQKVVKGRERWRAIVREASKQSIRPWLPDVADLTSTKQLAVLAQGTRMLLLEPTADIRLTRLPSVDDAADAADVQATAARDIVLVVGPEGGIAASELEMLEAAGALRVRLGDTVLRTSTAGPAALAVLNAALDRW
- the dnaJ gene encoding molecular chaperone DnaJ, with protein sequence MADHYEVLGVARDATTDEIKKAYRRLARQLHPDVNPGADASERFKLVTHAYDVLSDPKQRDNYDHGGNGRTGGNAGFDGNFGNFGDIFETFFGGGGGSRGPKSRRERGQDALIRVELDLDEIIFGTHRDLEVDTAIVCATCSGTCCQPGTAPVTCDICHGTGTIQRAVRSLLGNVMTSSPCGSCRGFGTIIATPCVTCQGQGRVRARRTVPVDIPAGVDTGLRLQMPGSGEAGPAGGPNGDLYLEMKVRHHDVFSRDGDDLLCTLDVPMTDAILGTTTTVKALDGDITVEIRAGVQGSEVITVKDRGVSRLRGNGRGDLKVGIHVVTPTKLDHKERELIEQFAARHKSPAPALSAVQQGLFAKLRDRFRV
- the hrcA gene encoding heat-inducible transcriptional repressor HrcA, which translates into the protein MVSDRSLEVLRVIVQDYVASREPVGSKTIVDRHSFGVSAATIRNDMALLEEEELIIAPHTSSGRIPTDKGYRLFVDHLADLRPLSAAQRQAIETFLGQSADLDEVLARSVRLLSQLTHQVALVQYPSLSRAKVRHIELVALSETRLLSVLITDAGRVEQRVIELPRPLEEQLLVRLRARLNAAVVGLSMSAAAIALTDAADLAGEQPDVVSLVTLTLRDQVGANRQERLVMAGAANLVRTEEDFTGSIYPVLEAIEEQVVLLRLFGEMATDQHGVSVSIGRENAPFGLSETSVLTSGYSSQGGDLARLGVLGPTRMDYSNNMAAVRAVARYLSRLLE
- a CDS encoding DUF4870 domain-containing protein, which translates into the protein MMSNSTGNNGDDPNLGQRPPQQPYQPAAPTPVAAAPLTETEDRQWASFAHLGGIIGPLPSLIIWLVFKDRGRFTAQEGKEALNFQITIAILYVIGSILPFVGALIIFAAWVVAIIFSILGFLKAKDGQAYRYPFALRLIK
- a CDS encoding DUF4870 domain-containing protein translates to MSTPPPANAYQPVTPMNPSDERLWATLIHVGGILFEFVPALIGYLVLKDRGPFIRAHAATALNFQITLAIAYVVSGVLTLALVGFLLLPAVWVLSVVFSIIAALAANKGEYYTYPLTLTLKFVS